A window from Planctomycetota bacterium encodes these proteins:
- a CDS encoding VCBS repeat-containing protein, with product MPPLRFEKVFISDERYEAAGVFDVNRDGHLDIVSGAYWYPGPKFDRKCKIGPVMAAGEYFDDFSTLPLDVNGDGYPDFVTGGWFGQCLVWKENPKGDPTKEWAVHKIADTGNVETTRAWDIDGCGIPEIVPNTPGAPQKVFKLITDASGKGTGAFREHVIFAPEKGGTGHGFGCGDINGDGRPDLVLTNGWLEQPPKPYEQPWTFHPEFNLGGASCPVLVVDVNGDGLADLIVGQAHGYGLDWFEQRLEGGKRSWIKHPIDPFNSQYHDLIWADIDGDGKPELITGKRYRAHCGHDAGEYDPYGIYYFKWTGEAFVKQVVDYGPLRQTKGCGIAFEVVDIDKSGDGLLDIVAPGKDGLFLFRNRGFAQNMGD from the coding sequence ATGCCCCCCCTTCGCTTCGAGAAGGTCTTCATCTCCGACGAGCGCTACGAGGCGGCCGGCGTGTTCGACGTGAATCGCGACGGCCACCTCGACATCGTCTCCGGCGCCTATTGGTACCCCGGGCCGAAGTTCGACCGCAAGTGCAAGATCGGCCCCGTCATGGCCGCGGGCGAGTACTTCGACGACTTCTCCACCCTGCCCCTCGACGTCAACGGCGACGGTTACCCCGACTTCGTCACCGGCGGCTGGTTCGGCCAATGCCTCGTCTGGAAGGAGAACCCCAAGGGCGACCCCACCAAGGAGTGGGCCGTCCACAAGATCGCCGACACCGGCAATGTCGAGACAACCCGCGCGTGGGACATTGACGGCTGCGGCATCCCCGAGATCGTGCCGAACACCCCAGGGGCGCCCCAGAAGGTCTTCAAGCTCATCACCGACGCCAGCGGCAAAGGCACCGGCGCCTTCCGCGAACACGTCATCTTCGCCCCCGAGAAGGGCGGCACCGGGCACGGCTTCGGCTGCGGCGACATCAACGGCGACGGCCGGCCCGACCTCGTGCTCACCAACGGCTGGCTCGAGCAGCCCCCCAAGCCCTACGAACAGCCCTGGACCTTCCACCCCGAGTTCAACCTCGGCGGCGCGAGCTGCCCCGTGCTTGTCGTGGACGTGAACGGCGACGGCCTCGCCGACCTCATCGTCGGCCAGGCCCACGGCTACGGCCTCGACTGGTTCGAGCAGCGCCTCGAGGGCGGCAAGCGCTCCTGGATCAAGCACCCCATTGACCCCTTCAACAGCCAGTACCATGATTTGATCTGGGCCGACATTGACGGCGACGGCAAGCCCGAGCTGATCACCGGCAAACGCTACCGCGCCCACTGCGGCCACGATGCCGGCGAGTACGACCCCTACGGCATCTACTACTTCAAGTGGACGGGCGAGGCCTTCGTCAAGCAGGTGGTTGACTACGGCCCGCTTCGCCAGACCAAGGGCTGCGGCATCGCCTTCGAGGTCGTGGACATTGACAAGAGCGGCGACGGGCTCCTCGACATCGTCGCCCCCGGCAAGGACGGCCTCTTCCTCTTCCGCAACCGCGGCTTTGCCCAGAACATGGGCGACTGA
- a CDS encoding GNAT family N-acetyltransferase → MAKILHARTKARLEQARALLTEYFHSPRCSICFRDFEAEAGTLPGEYAPPTGRLLLATYRRQPAGLVGVSKADGEDGVCKMKRLYVRPRFRGKGVGRALALAAIAAGRRLGYARMRLWTFPFMKEAIRLYQTLGFDLVQVHKGHKGGRLLCMQLALRK, encoded by the coding sequence GTGGCGAAGATCCTGCACGCCCGCACGAAGGCCCGGCTCGAGCAGGCCCGCGCGCTGCTCACCGAATACTTCCACTCGCCCCGCTGCTCGATCTGCTTTCGGGATTTCGAGGCCGAGGCGGGCACGTTGCCGGGCGAATATGCTCCGCCCACGGGCCGCCTGCTGCTCGCCACATACCGCCGCCAGCCGGCCGGCCTCGTGGGAGTGAGCAAGGCAGATGGCGAGGACGGCGTGTGCAAGATGAAGCGGCTCTACGTCCGCCCGCGGTTCCGCGGCAAAGGCGTCGGGCGTGCCCTCGCCCTCGCAGCCATCGCCGCGGGCCGCCGGCTGGGCTATGCCCGCATGCGCCTGTGGACCTTCCCATTCATGAAGGAGGCCATCCGCCTGTACCAGACCCTCGGCTTCGACCTGGTCCAGGTTCACAAAGGCCACAAGGGCGGCAGGCTCTTGTGCATGCAGCTCGCCTTGAGGAAATGA
- a CDS encoding SGNH/GDSL hydrolase family protein, whose protein sequence is MRRRVATGLWLVLVVALACFAGEAKLQDGDLVAVTGDSITEQKQYSVFIEDYLLMCQPAAKLRVMQFGWGGETAGGFRNRMANDCLPFKPTVATTCYGMNDGGYRPFDENQQGRSYRESTRAIVQEFKKAGVRLIVVGSPGVVDADTFRHDPAAARMYNETLARLRDIAREVAEKEGVVFGNVFDPMMDAMTKAKAKYGKDYHVAGGDGVHPGANGQLLMAYAFLKALGCDGNIGTITVDLAAGKAEATEGHKVLACKDGAVELESTRYPFCFFGDPKDPNATSGIIEFVPFNQDLNRLTLVVKGARGDRVKVTWGKASKEFAAADLAKGVNLAAELLDNPFCDAFKKVDAAVRAQQNFETPMIKDLINKLPSMQRLVPEEKEAFERVRTALARRNQELFDAAAAAVVPVKHAIKIE, encoded by the coding sequence ATGCGTCGAAGAGTGGCGACGGGGCTGTGGCTGGTGCTGGTGGTTGCCCTGGCCTGCTTCGCCGGCGAGGCGAAGCTCCAGGACGGCGATCTCGTGGCGGTCACCGGCGACTCGATCACCGAGCAGAAGCAGTACTCGGTGTTCATCGAGGACTACCTGCTGATGTGCCAGCCGGCGGCGAAGTTGCGCGTGATGCAGTTCGGCTGGGGCGGCGAGACCGCCGGCGGCTTCAGGAACCGCATGGCCAACGACTGCCTGCCCTTCAAGCCCACGGTGGCCACGACCTGCTACGGGATGAACGACGGCGGCTACCGCCCCTTCGACGAGAACCAGCAAGGCAGGTCGTACCGCGAGAGCACGAGGGCCATCGTGCAGGAGTTCAAGAAGGCCGGCGTCCGCCTCATCGTCGTCGGCTCGCCCGGCGTCGTGGATGCCGACACCTTTCGCCACGATCCCGCCGCCGCCAGGATGTACAACGAGACCCTCGCGAGGCTCCGCGACATCGCCCGTGAGGTGGCCGAGAAGGAGGGTGTCGTCTTCGGCAACGTGTTCGACCCCATGATGGACGCGATGACGAAGGCCAAGGCGAAGTACGGCAAGGACTACCACGTGGCCGGCGGCGACGGCGTCCACCCGGGTGCTAATGGCCAGCTCCTGATGGCCTACGCCTTCCTGAAGGCCCTGGGCTGCGACGGCAACATCGGCACGATCACGGTGGACCTCGCCGCCGGCAAGGCCGAGGCCACCGAGGGCCACAAAGTGCTCGCGTGCAAGGACGGCGCGGTGGAACTCGAGAGCACCCGCTACCCCTTCTGCTTCTTTGGCGACCCCAAGGACCCCAACGCCACGAGCGGGATCATCGAGTTCGTGCCGTTCAACCAGGACCTCAACCGCCTCACGCTCGTGGTCAAGGGCGCCAGGGGCGACCGGGTGAAGGTCACCTGGGGCAAGGCATCGAAGGAGTTCGCCGCCGCCGACCTGGCGAAGGGCGTCAACCTGGCTGCCGAGCTGCTCGACAACCCCTTCTGCGACGCCTTCAAGAAGGTGGACGCAGCGGTCCGCGCCCAGCAGAACTTCGAGACGCCGATGATCAAGGACCTCATCAACAAGCTCCCCAGCATGCAGCGGCTCGTGCCCGAGGAGAAGGAAGCGTTCGAGCGCGTCCGCACCGCGCTGGCCAGGAGAAACCAGGAGCTCTTCGACGCCGCAGCCGCCGCCGTCGTGCCCGTGAAGCACGCGATCAAGATCGAATAG
- a CDS encoding PDZ domain-containing protein has translation MSRFPALRWFIGIATLSILAPATADTVETKQDERLKGRVVRETPAHLVMRTAYGELTIPKAQVKKHDRATYIVELKDGSKLEGQIVAEDDKALSLKIGSDTRALAPADVKGVTEKPPTPAAPKPDPQRLLQLHRRALEMFDKKDYKAALAACLEILKTSPDDPTALYNAACALARQGEKPKALDYLKQSVEAGFVDFLHIERDPDLESLRDEAAFKELLAKKDEYTKKASEKTIERITKTLAERGIDAKRYKTLTDPERNFVYLHAKDDKEIAELRRSLEAYADCQWRDLFQNKPQRPLYIVLLTAADTPKVFTGGIGGFYNPASSALFCSDMPVNKLLRADVVLHEFTHALHYADMLARRQEHPIWLIEGLATLFESSDRDGTVKPRQNHRLLVAQQAARQGRLLPWTALMGFTHPQFMAQAQLAYAQARYMLFYMHEKGLLKRFYDEYTADANYARDRAAIDSFQAVFGKPIEEVERDWKQWLVKQSVPPVPFLGVATREQDNKLVIAQVTPGSPADKAGIKANDVLLKIAGRELDSTSDLMEAVAGLQAGDEVEVEVQREEKKLSLKAKLTTRTDLTPRAPEMAPYLGLTVEQRNGAVVIREVAPTSPAGQAGLKPGAEIAEFEGKKPATVRDFLAALRKMKPGQKVKLATKLGDEARTFTIELAPQPLPE, from the coding sequence ATGTCTCGGTTCCCCGCGCTGCGTTGGTTCATCGGCATCGCCACCCTCAGCATCCTGGCGCCCGCGACGGCCGACACCGTGGAGACGAAGCAGGACGAGCGGCTGAAGGGCCGCGTCGTCCGCGAGACGCCCGCGCATCTCGTCATGCGCACCGCGTACGGCGAACTCACCATCCCCAAAGCCCAGGTGAAGAAGCACGACCGGGCAACGTACATTGTCGAACTCAAGGACGGCTCGAAGCTCGAGGGCCAGATCGTCGCCGAGGACGACAAGGCCCTGTCGCTTAAGATCGGCAGCGACACCCGCGCGCTGGCGCCGGCCGACGTGAAGGGCGTGACCGAGAAGCCGCCCACCCCCGCCGCGCCGAAGCCCGACCCGCAGCGCCTGCTGCAACTGCACCGCCGGGCGCTGGAGATGTTCGACAAGAAGGACTACAAGGCCGCCCTGGCCGCCTGCCTCGAAATCCTCAAGACCAGCCCCGACGACCCGACCGCCCTCTACAACGCCGCCTGCGCTCTGGCCCGCCAGGGCGAGAAGCCCAAAGCCCTCGACTACCTCAAACAATCGGTGGAAGCCGGGTTCGTGGACTTCCTGCACATCGAGCGCGACCCCGACCTCGAATCGCTGCGGGACGAGGCCGCCTTCAAGGAGCTGCTCGCGAAGAAGGACGAGTACACGAAGAAGGCATCCGAGAAGACGATCGAGCGGATCACCAAGACGCTCGCCGAGCGCGGCATTGACGCCAAGCGCTACAAGACCCTCACCGACCCCGAGCGGAACTTCGTCTACCTGCACGCCAAGGACGACAAGGAGATCGCCGAGCTGCGCCGCAGCCTGGAGGCCTATGCCGACTGCCAATGGCGCGACCTCTTCCAGAACAAGCCCCAGCGGCCCCTCTACATCGTGCTGCTCACAGCGGCCGACACGCCCAAGGTCTTCACCGGCGGCATCGGCGGCTTCTACAACCCCGCCTCCTCCGCGCTCTTCTGCAGCGACATGCCCGTCAACAAGCTGCTCCGCGCCGACGTGGTCCTCCACGAGTTCACCCACGCCCTCCACTACGCCGACATGCTCGCGCGCCGCCAGGAGCACCCGATCTGGCTCATCGAGGGCCTCGCCACGCTGTTCGAGAGCTCGGACCGCGACGGCACGGTGAAGCCGCGGCAGAACCACCGCCTCCTCGTCGCCCAGCAGGCCGCACGCCAGGGGCGCCTGCTCCCGTGGACCGCGCTGATGGGGTTCACCCACCCGCAGTTCATGGCCCAGGCCCAGCTCGCCTACGCCCAGGCCCGCTACATGCTCTTCTACATGCACGAGAAGGGCCTGCTCAAGCGCTTCTACGACGAGTACACCGCCGACGCCAACTATGCCCGCGACCGCGCCGCCATAGATTCCTTCCAGGCCGTCTTCGGCAAGCCGATCGAGGAGGTCGAGCGCGACTGGAAGCAATGGCTCGTCAAGCAGTCGGTGCCGCCCGTGCCCTTCCTCGGCGTGGCGACGCGCGAGCAGGACAACAAGCTGGTCATCGCCCAGGTGACGCCGGGCTCGCCCGCCGACAAAGCCGGCATCAAGGCCAACGACGTGCTCCTGAAGATCGCGGGGCGCGAACTCGATTCGACGTCCGACCTGATGGAGGCCGTGGCCGGCCTCCAGGCGGGCGATGAAGTCGAGGTGGAAGTCCAGCGGGAGGAGAAGAAGCTGAGCCTGAAAGCCAAGCTGACCACGCGCACCGACCTCACGCCCCGAGCGCCCGAGATGGCGCCCTACCTCGGCCTCACGGTCGAGCAGAGGAACGGGGCGGTCGTCATCCGCGAGGTGGCGCCCACATCGCCCGCAGGGCAGGCGGGCCTCAAGCCCGGGGCGGAGATCGCCGAGTTCGAGGGCAAGAAGCCGGCCACGGTGCGCGACTTCCTGGCCGCGCTGCGCAAGATGAAGCCCGGCCAGAAGGTCAAGCTGGCCACCAAGCTCGGCGACGAGGCCCGCACCTTCACCATCGAGCTCGCGCCGCAGCCCTTGCCCGAATGA
- a CDS encoding DUF1080 domain-containing protein, whose product MRQLAVGVGMLLAVGAAFAGDDWKPLFNGKDLEGWKANDPTKFKVEDGCLVGFQEDGKGADIFTTAAFDNFELRFTYKVKWPANSGIWFRDRYQFDILKWTSPKTFSGAFYPGANSTFAFVNLDESIENRDGWNEGQIYANGDHIIFWLNGKQLGEVHDTRSAKGRVGIQVHGGEGFKGMQIALKRIELRPLKEGDKPTPPAAPQSAEPAK is encoded by the coding sequence ATGAGGCAACTGGCAGTTGGCGTCGGCATGCTGCTCGCGGTCGGCGCGGCCTTCGCGGGCGACGACTGGAAGCCGCTTTTCAACGGCAAGGACCTCGAGGGCTGGAAGGCCAACGACCCCACGAAGTTCAAGGTCGAGGACGGCTGCCTCGTGGGCTTCCAGGAGGACGGCAAGGGGGCGGACATCTTCACCACCGCGGCGTTCGACAATTTCGAGCTGCGCTTCACCTACAAGGTCAAGTGGCCGGCCAACAGCGGCATCTGGTTCCGCGACCGCTACCAGTTCGACATCCTGAAATGGACCAGTCCGAAGACATTCAGCGGCGCCTTCTACCCCGGCGCCAACAGCACGTTCGCCTTCGTGAACCTCGACGAGAGCATCGAGAACCGCGACGGCTGGAACGAAGGGCAGATCTACGCGAACGGCGACCACATCATCTTCTGGCTCAATGGCAAGCAGCTTGGCGAGGTGCACGACACCCGCTCGGCCAAGGGCCGCGTGGGCATCCAGGTGCACGGCGGCGAGGGCTTCAAGGGCATGCAGATCGCCCTCAAGAGGATCGAGCTGCGGCCCCTCAAAGAAGGCGACAAGCCCACCCCGCCCGCTGCGCCCCAGTCGGCCGAGCCGGCCAAGTGA
- a CDS encoding Gfo/Idh/MocA family oxidoreductase, with amino-acid sequence MGMLRVAMLSGWHVHAKGYANTVNSFPDAKVTVVWDEEPARGKAWADELKVPFEPDLARCVARDDVDGVVVDAPTSIHPEVMIAAAKAGKHIFTEKVMALTVRGCERIANAVRKAGVKFCISMPQRCSPTSLLAKKVAEEKLIGDVTVLRVRVAHNGASAGWLPPHFYVPETCGGGAMMDLGAHPMYLARWILGRPRRITSTFNDRTGHAVEDNSVCLIEFESKAIAIVETSFVSSHSPGALELYGTEGALLIGGPDGRPLLRSNKVASSVPGWVMPSELPKPLPAPLRQWVSGCLEGSEIHFGLEEGTQLTELMEAAYASHRRGRQVEFA; translated from the coding sequence ATGGGCATGCTGCGGGTGGCGATGTTGAGCGGATGGCACGTGCATGCGAAGGGCTATGCGAACACGGTGAATTCGTTCCCCGACGCGAAGGTCACCGTGGTGTGGGACGAGGAGCCTGCCCGAGGCAAAGCGTGGGCGGACGAGCTGAAGGTGCCCTTCGAGCCCGACCTGGCCCGGTGCGTGGCGCGCGACGACGTGGATGGCGTGGTGGTGGACGCCCCGACCTCGATACACCCCGAGGTGATGATCGCCGCGGCGAAGGCCGGCAAGCACATCTTCACCGAGAAGGTCATGGCCCTCACGGTGCGGGGGTGCGAGCGCATCGCGAACGCCGTGCGGAAGGCGGGGGTGAAGTTCTGCATCTCGATGCCGCAGCGCTGCTCGCCCACCAGCCTGCTGGCGAAGAAGGTGGCCGAGGAGAAGCTGATTGGCGACGTGACGGTGCTGCGCGTGCGCGTGGCCCACAACGGGGCGTCGGCGGGCTGGCTGCCACCGCACTTCTACGTGCCCGAGACCTGCGGCGGCGGGGCGATGATGGACCTGGGCGCGCACCCGATGTACCTGGCCCGTTGGATCCTGGGCAGGCCGCGCCGGATCACCTCGACGTTCAACGACCGCACGGGCCACGCCGTCGAGGACAACTCGGTGTGCCTCATCGAGTTCGAGAGCAAGGCCATCGCGATTGTCGAGACCAGCTTCGTGTCGTCGCACAGCCCGGGCGCCCTGGAACTCTACGGCACCGAGGGCGCGCTGCTGATCGGCGGCCCGGACGGACGTCCGCTGCTGCGCTCGAACAAGGTAGCCTCGAGTGTGCCGGGCTGGGTGATGCCGAGCGAGCTGCCCAAACCGCTGCCGGCGCCGCTGCGCCAGTGGGTGAGCGGCTGCCTGGAGGGCTCCGAGATCCACTTCGGGCTCGAGGAGGGGACGCAACTCACCGAGCTCATGGAGGCGGCGTACGCGTCGCACCGCAGGGGCCGGCAGGTGGAGTTCGCCTGA
- the tnpA gene encoding IS200/IS605 family transposase — MSHTFTQLTCHAVFATKGRREMIKDRLRSRLYHYLVSTINNQLGFAREVGGTANHLHVLFDVHQSVAVADAIRVIKSVSSGWIHETFPDLRDFAWQEGYGAFSVSASLAFRVRAYIQGQEEHHRRRSFEDEFVALLKKHGIAYDPAHLWD; from the coding sequence GTGTCGCACACATTCACCCAATTGACCTGTCACGCCGTGTTCGCCACCAAGGGGCGACGTGAGATGATCAAGGACAGGCTGCGCTCCCGCCTGTATCATTACCTTGTCTCGACCATCAACAATCAATTGGGCTTCGCGCGCGAGGTCGGCGGTACGGCGAACCACCTGCACGTTCTCTTCGATGTGCACCAATCGGTTGCTGTGGCCGACGCCATCCGCGTCATCAAGAGCGTTTCGTCAGGGTGGATTCACGAGACGTTCCCCGATTTGCGGGACTTCGCGTGGCAGGAAGGCTATGGGGCGTTCTCCGTAAGCGCCTCGCTGGCCTTCCGCGTGAGGGCGTACATCCAAGGCCAGGAGGAACACCATCGGCGGCGATCATTTGAGGACGAGTTCGTCGCCTTGCTGAAGAAGCACGGGATCGCGTACGATCCCGCGCACCTGTGGGATTGA
- a CDS encoding response regulator yields the protein MAAILIVEDDRNQRLLLQDELGSQGHSIATAANGHEALDTVARFMPDLVIVDIAMPEMDGLELLGKLLAINNHLPVIIHTAYASYKDNFMSWAADAYVVKRGDLTELTNTIERVLSQHRAAGRSTAASA from the coding sequence ATGGCCGCGATACTGATCGTGGAGGACGATAGGAATCAGCGGCTGCTTCTTCAGGACGAACTCGGCAGCCAAGGCCACTCCATCGCCACGGCCGCCAACGGCCACGAGGCGCTCGACACGGTGGCACGGTTCATGCCAGACCTGGTGATCGTGGACATCGCCATGCCCGAGATGGACGGCCTGGAGCTCCTCGGCAAACTGCTGGCGATCAATAACCACCTCCCCGTCATCATCCACACGGCGTACGCCAGCTACAAGGACAATTTCATGTCGTGGGCAGCCGACGCCTACGTGGTGAAGCGGGGCGACCTGACGGAGCTCACGAACACCATCGAGCGCGTGCTCTCGCAGCACAGGGCTGCCGGAAGGAGTACCGCAGCCAGCGCCTGA
- a CDS encoding site-specific DNA-methyltransferase, translating to MNEREKKPAASPRRAFPGLDNILLGDVLAVLARVPHGSVHLIITSPPYNLEKPYAEHHDDLEDREYLAWMKQVWAACKRVLVPGGRLCINIGENKRQYISNPHYSAFIQQLVDLRMLYRGTIIWNKHSAAKHCAWGSWKSPSNPHLVPRHEYIIVFSKGDWKLAGRPEDVDITPEEFMACTRSVWEFGTESRTRIGHPAPFPEKLPERLIKFLSFRGQTVLDPFAGSGTVGLVAARLGRHFILGDNSPQYCQLAQKRITDELGLFHPPRIIPVEEL from the coding sequence ATGAACGAACGCGAAAAGAAACCTGCCGCGAGCCCCAGGCGCGCGTTTCCGGGGCTGGACAACATCCTTCTCGGCGACGTGCTCGCCGTGCTGGCGCGGGTGCCTCACGGATCGGTGCATCTCATCATCACCTCGCCGCCGTACAATCTCGAGAAGCCCTACGCCGAACATCACGACGACCTGGAGGACCGCGAGTACCTGGCCTGGATGAAACAGGTGTGGGCCGCGTGCAAGAGGGTGCTCGTCCCAGGCGGGCGGCTGTGCATCAACATCGGCGAGAACAAGCGCCAGTACATCTCGAACCCGCACTACAGTGCGTTCATCCAGCAACTCGTTGACCTGCGCATGCTCTATCGCGGCACGATCATCTGGAACAAGCATTCGGCCGCCAAGCACTGCGCCTGGGGCTCGTGGAAGAGCCCGTCGAACCCCCACCTCGTGCCGCGACACGAGTACATCATCGTCTTCTCGAAGGGCGACTGGAAACTGGCGGGCCGCCCCGAGGACGTGGATATCACGCCCGAGGAGTTCATGGCCTGCACGCGCAGCGTGTGGGAGTTCGGCACCGAGAGCCGCACGCGCATCGGCCACCCGGCCCCCTTCCCCGAGAAGCTGCCGGAGCGACTCATCAAGTTCCTGAGCTTCCGCGGGCAGACGGTGCTCGACCCGTTCGCGGGGAGCGGCACGGTGGGCCTGGTGGCGGCTCGGCTGGGGCGACACTTCATCCTGGGCGACAACTCGCCGCAATACTGCCAGCTCGCCCAGAAGCGCATCACCGACGAACTCGGCCTCTTCCACCCGCCGCGCATCATCCCCGTCGAAGAGCTGTGA